A portion of the Candidatus Glassbacteria bacterium genome contains these proteins:
- a CDS encoding fatty acid desaturase, with translation MVAKVESHWGASSQGLRQELRAKLDQDEIQRLHLKRPWLHLAVALRQFAFLAVATWLLSEYSHPLVVVPAALLSGFTVFNFTVLLHEQLHNLVFAGHHPTLNAFLGHLYAFWSGISASQFTRWHLDHHVQLGSATGDPKRHRLSPKVNSRLLKLAYFTPALFFLYLRAAARENATYASGLRRKIAVERVVSSGGHLVMQALLLYFCGPGVWLRAYVLPVMFVFPVAFAINRIGQHYNIKEDDPAGWTTWVRGHWFWDFLFLNSNYHLEHHYYPGIPFYNLPRLQRMLLPVYHRHQLVPHNYPDLLYGYLVENNAPHTDWDFV, from the coding sequence ATGGTGGCGAAAGTAGAATCGCATTGGGGAGCGTCAAGCCAGGGACTGCGACAAGAGCTGCGCGCCAAGCTCGACCAGGACGAGATTCAGCGCCTGCATCTCAAGCGGCCCTGGCTGCATCTGGCCGTGGCCCTGCGACAGTTCGCCTTTCTAGCCGTGGCCACCTGGCTGCTGAGCGAATACAGCCATCCGCTGGTCGTTGTCCCGGCGGCGCTGCTGAGTGGATTTACGGTTTTCAATTTCACCGTTCTGCTGCACGAACAGCTGCATAACCTCGTCTTTGCCGGCCACCATCCGACGCTGAACGCCTTCCTGGGACATCTCTACGCTTTCTGGAGCGGGATCAGCGCCAGCCAGTTCACCCGCTGGCACCTGGACCATCACGTACAGCTCGGCTCCGCTACCGGGGACCCCAAACGCCACCGCCTGTCGCCGAAAGTTAACAGCCGGCTGCTGAAACTGGCGTATTTCACCCCGGCTCTGTTTTTTCTCTATTTACGCGCCGCCGCGCGTGAGAACGCCACTTATGCTTCCGGACTGCGCCGGAAAATCGCTGTGGAGAGAGTGGTGTCGAGCGGCGGGCATCTGGTGATGCAGGCGCTGCTGCTGTATTTCTGCGGGCCGGGAGTGTGGCTGCGGGCCTATGTCCTTCCCGTAATGTTCGTCTTTCCAGTCGCGTTCGCGATCAACAGGATCGGGCAGCACTACAACATTAAGGAGGACGACCCGGCCGGGTGGACAACCTGGGTGCGGGGCCACTGGTTCTGGGATTTCCTGTTCCTGAACTCAAACTATCACCTGGAACACCACTATTACCCCGGCATCCCGTTTTATAACCTCCCTCGCCTGCAGCGGATGCTTCTGCCAGTGTATCACCGTCATCAACTGGTGCCGCACAATTATCCGGACCTGCTCTACGGCTACCTGGTGGAGAACAACGCACCGCACACCGACTGGGATTTTGTCTGA
- a CDS encoding cytochrome c oxidase subunit I has protein sequence MSTVSAAGAAEVKSSWAARLDWFVTGDHKKIGIMYLWFALFMGVVGGGFAGALRAQLSTPDSGLLSPELYNAFLSMHATLMIFFVMIPGWLGFGNYFVPLLIGARDMAFPRLNAFAFWMAVPAAALMFGSFFVTGGAIQTGWTAYPPLSLSAFSAGVGVDMWLLGITLVGVASILAAVNFIVTVSNMRAPGLNWFRLPLFVWAWFINATLILVATPVLSSALLMVLSDRVFGTGFLTVSKGGDPLLYQHLFWFYSHPAVYIMILPGFGAISHVLASFSEKRIFGYKGMVFSLICIGIIGYLVWGHHMFVAGIPAWLQVYFSYISMVIAVPTGIKIFSWLATIWGGSIRFTTAMKFGLGFVSLFVFGGMSGILLANVPVDYQVHDSYFVVGHFHYVLVGGSVMAMFATTYFWYPKIRGRFLSEKLGSWVFWVFFAGINLTFFPMHFMGIMGMARRIFTYRPEFFELNVLSSFGYVLMLIAGFVFIYDVLKTSFSRVAEPLDDDPWQVDSVQDTLDWKVSSPPPEYNFLETPKFN, from the coding sequence ATGAGTACAGTATCGGCCGCCGGAGCGGCGGAAGTTAAATCGTCATGGGCCGCCAGGCTCGACTGGTTCGTAACCGGCGACCACAAGAAAATCGGGATCATGTACCTCTGGTTCGCCCTGTTCATGGGAGTAGTGGGCGGAGGTTTCGCCGGTGCGCTCCGGGCGCAGCTTTCAACTCCCGATTCAGGCCTCCTGAGTCCGGAGTTGTACAACGCGTTCCTTTCGATGCACGCCACCCTGATGATCTTCTTCGTGATGATCCCCGGCTGGCTCGGTTTCGGCAATTATTTTGTCCCGCTGCTGATCGGGGCGCGCGACATGGCGTTTCCCCGGCTGAACGCGTTCGCCTTCTGGATGGCCGTGCCGGCGGCGGCGCTGATGTTCGGCAGTTTCTTTGTTACCGGCGGCGCGATACAGACCGGCTGGACCGCCTATCCGCCGCTTTCGCTGAGCGCTTTTTCGGCCGGGGTGGGGGTGGACATGTGGCTGCTGGGGATCACCCTGGTGGGTGTGGCCAGTATCCTGGCAGCGGTGAATTTTATCGTGACTGTCAGCAACATGCGCGCCCCGGGGCTTAACTGGTTCAGGCTGCCCCTGTTCGTCTGGGCCTGGTTTATCAACGCCACCCTGATCCTGGTCGCCACGCCCGTGCTAAGCTCCGCGCTGCTGATGGTGCTTTCGGACCGCGTGTTCGGCACCGGTTTCCTGACTGTCAGCAAGGGCGGCGACCCGCTGCTCTACCAGCACCTGTTCTGGTTCTACTCGCACCCGGCCGTGTATATCATGATCCTGCCCGGCTTCGGAGCGATAAGCCACGTGCTGGCCTCGTTCAGCGAGAAACGGATTTTCGGCTACAAGGGCATGGTGTTTTCGCTGATATGCATCGGGATTATCGGCTATCTGGTCTGGGGGCACCACATGTTCGTGGCCGGGATTCCCGCCTGGCTGCAGGTATATTTCAGTTACATATCGATGGTGATCGCCGTGCCGACCGGGATCAAGATATTCAGTTGGCTGGCCACGATCTGGGGCGGCTCGATCCGCTTCACCACCGCAATGAAATTCGGTCTGGGCTTTGTCAGCCTGTTCGTGTTCGGCGGGATGAGCGGTATCCTGCTGGCCAATGTTCCGGTTGACTACCAGGTGCATGACAGCTATTTCGTGGTGGGCCATTTCCACTACGTGCTGGTCGGCGGGTCGGTGATGGCGATGTTCGCCACGACCTATTTCTGGTATCCCAAGATCCGCGGCAGGTTCCTGAGCGAAAAGCTGGGCAGCTGGGTGTTCTGGGTGTTTTTCGCGGGAATCAACCTGACGTTTTTCCCGATGCATTTCATGGGCATCATGGGCATGGCCCGGCGGATTTTCACCTACCGTCCGGAGTTTTTCGAGCTGAACGTTCTCTCCTCGTTCGGTTACGTGCTGATGCTGATCGCGGGGTTCGTTTTCATCTACGACGTCCTGAAAACTTCGTTTTCCCGGGTTGCTGAGCCGCTGGACGACGATCCGTGGCAGGTAGACAGCGTGCAGGACACGCTGGACTGGAAAGTATCCAGTCCGCCGCCAGAATATAATTTCCTCGAAACGCCAAAATTCAATTGA
- a CDS encoding DUF4159 domain-containing protein: MLALALILVAPTGSPAQQDSVEKRLTIARVIYEGGGDWYSNPSSLPNLLEEIRTATGLPVDGEEVQLSLKSPELFNYPYLYINGHGNISFDEQEVRRLRKYLDEGGFLHADDNYGMDESFRREMKKVYPEADFIELPFDFPIYHSVFDFPGGMPKVHEHDGGPPQGLGLFSNGRLVVFYSLNTDLGDGWEDRKVHDDPEEIRQQALRMGVNIFVYAIGSI; encoded by the coding sequence GTGCTCGCTCTGGCATTGATACTCGTGGCGCCTACCGGTTCCCCGGCACAGCAGGACTCAGTGGAAAAGAGGCTCACGATTGCCCGTGTGATCTATGAAGGTGGGGGAGACTGGTATTCGAACCCGAGTTCACTGCCTAACCTGCTGGAGGAAATCCGGACCGCCACGGGCCTTCCAGTGGATGGGGAAGAGGTGCAGTTGAGTCTCAAAAGCCCGGAACTGTTCAATTACCCTTATCTCTATATCAACGGACACGGCAACATCAGTTTCGACGAGCAGGAGGTGCGCCGGCTGCGCAAGTACCTGGACGAGGGCGGTTTCCTGCATGCCGACGATAACTACGGGATGGACGAGTCTTTCCGCCGCGAAATGAAAAAGGTCTATCCGGAAGCTGATTTCATCGAACTGCCGTTCGATTTCCCGATCTACCACAGCGTGTTCGATTTCCCCGGCGGAATGCCCAAGGTTCACGAGCACGACGGCGGTCCCCCGCAGGGCCTGGGCCTGTTCTCCAATGGACGTCTGGTCGTGTTTTACAGCCTGAACACTGACCTTGGCGACGGGTGGGAGGACCGGAAAGTGCATGATGATCCGGAGGAAATCCGTCAGCAGGCCCTGAGGATGGGAGTGAATATCTTCGTTTACGCAATCGGATCGATCTGA
- a CDS encoding heme A synthase, which yields MEEQNRNGGVDRGLGKWFIALSQVVFLIVIVGGVVRITGSGLSIPEWPLINGSLMPPTSEQDWEAVYKTYHREIEGVEVPGIIHEARPGVIPFGEFRTMFSIEYFHRFLVASFGLLFLFVMIKVMRNREARARYGMVTCFALCLLLTQAMLGGLVVKTDLEAVLVAIHLGVAFFFFALLFWIGLSILYPPSENLNGHNRRFYRLTVAATVLVFIQILTGGLMAGTQAGFHLNTWPLIGDYLIPPGSLLWSPSYDGFANIMYNKLLQQFIHRWWAFAAAGMVFYLVVAAMRFTVPSRARFGMRALSALIVLQIILGIFTLLFQVPPHMAITHLAVGFLVFEVLVLLGYELRNHEVVPV from the coding sequence ATGGAGGAACAGAACAGGAACGGCGGGGTTGACCGCGGGCTTGGAAAATGGTTTATCGCCCTTAGCCAGGTGGTGTTCCTGATCGTGATTGTCGGCGGTGTGGTCAGGATCACCGGCAGCGGCCTTTCAATCCCCGAGTGGCCGCTGATCAACGGCAGCCTGATGCCCCCGACCAGCGAGCAGGACTGGGAAGCTGTCTACAAGACCTACCACAGAGAGATCGAGGGCGTGGAGGTGCCCGGCATTATCCACGAGGCCCGGCCGGGCGTGATTCCGTTCGGCGAGTTCAGGACGATGTTTTCCATCGAGTATTTCCACCGTTTCCTGGTCGCATCGTTCGGACTGCTGTTCCTGTTCGTGATGATCAAGGTGATGCGTAACAGGGAGGCGCGGGCACGTTACGGCATGGTGACCTGTTTCGCACTCTGCCTTCTGCTGACCCAGGCCATGCTGGGCGGCCTGGTTGTCAAGACCGACCTCGAGGCTGTCCTGGTGGCGATCCACCTGGGAGTGGCGTTTTTCTTTTTCGCCTTGCTGTTCTGGATCGGCCTGTCGATCCTCTATCCGCCGTCGGAGAACCTGAACGGCCATAACCGTCGCTTTTACAGGCTGACGGTTGCCGCGACCGTGCTGGTGTTCATCCAGATCCTCACCGGCGGACTGATGGCGGGCACCCAGGCCGGTTTCCATCTCAACACCTGGCCCCTGATCGGCGACTACCTGATCCCGCCGGGTTCGCTGCTGTGGAGCCCCAGCTACGACGGTTTTGCCAATATAATGTATAACAAGCTCCTGCAGCAGTTCATCCACCGCTGGTGGGCGTTCGCGGCGGCGGGGATGGTGTTCTATCTGGTGGTGGCCGCCATGCGCTTTACCGTGCCGTCCAGGGCCAGGTTCGGGATGCGGGCGTTGAGCGCGCTGATCGTGCTGCAGATCATCCTGGGTATTTTCACGCTGCTTTTCCAGGTGCCACCACACATGGCGATTACTCATCTGGCGGTTGGCTTCCTGGTGTTCGAGGTGCTGGTGCTGCTGGGATACGAATTGAGGAACCATGAAGTCGTACCTGTATAA
- a CDS encoding protoheme IX farnesyltransferase — protein sequence MKSYLYNLFLLTKPRIGLLVLLTGAAALVVEGSFNGDPGVFVLAMAGLLLVSGSANALNQYFERELDALMSRTRAKRPLPLRRLEPSHAFVFAVLLGVAGVALFAGMFNLLSAALALFAVLFYGVFYTVWLKPRTHLNIVIGGAAGALAPVIAWAAAAGTVGWPAVVMFLVIFFWSPPHFWALAIYLKQDYQAARLPMLPIVKGDIEASRQILSYTVVTVCTSLLLLPAAFGAVYAAACVVLGGLFVYRAARLKQLPSPAAGRSLFGYSIVYLCLLFVAVIVQSAV from the coding sequence ATGAAGTCGTACCTGTATAACCTGTTCCTGCTGACCAAGCCCCGTATCGGGCTGCTGGTCCTGCTCACCGGCGCCGCCGCGCTGGTGGTGGAGGGCAGCTTCAATGGCGATCCGGGTGTGTTCGTGCTGGCCATGGCCGGGCTGTTGCTGGTCAGCGGTTCGGCCAACGCGCTCAACCAGTATTTCGAGCGGGAACTGGACGCGCTGATGTCTCGCACCCGCGCCAAGAGGCCGCTGCCCCTGCGCCGCCTGGAGCCGTCGCATGCGTTCGTATTCGCCGTGCTGCTCGGCGTTGCCGGGGTTGCCCTGTTCGCGGGTATGTTTAATCTGCTGAGCGCCGCGCTTGCTTTGTTCGCCGTCCTGTTCTACGGCGTGTTCTACACTGTCTGGCTCAAACCCCGCACACACCTGAATATCGTGATCGGCGGAGCGGCAGGCGCGCTGGCGCCGGTGATTGCCTGGGCCGCGGCAGCGGGCACTGTGGGCTGGCCGGCGGTGGTGATGTTTCTGGTGATCTTTTTCTGGAGCCCGCCCCATTTCTGGGCGCTGGCGATATATCTCAAGCAGGATTACCAGGCCGCCCGCCTGCCGATGCTGCCGATCGTCAAAGGGGATATCGAGGCCTCGCGCCAGATACTTTCCTACACGGTCGTGACGGTGTGCACCAGCCTGCTGCTGCTGCCCGCGGCGTTCGGGGCGGTCTATGCGGCAGCCTGTGTTGTACTCGGCGGGCTGTTCGTTTACAGGGCGGCCAGGCTGAAACAGTTGCCAAGCCCGGCGGCGGGACGAAGCCTGTTCGGTTATTCGATAGTTTATCTGTGTCTGCTGTTCGTGGCGGTAATCGTGCAATCGGCTGTTTGA
- a CDS encoding heme-copper oxidase subunit III, which translates to MNTGEQIAGSHGHEVHLPPRSIWPLVLTLGIGLLTFAFVAFISGRPIIAELLGLSGGAVAVVSLMAWAHSVVMDKKEDRFVGRLSLQQKDLIAFLIYFLIAEAAIFGGLFTHYFYHRHLLEYWPPAGTPEISTHYPAIATLILMFSSLTCEFGLKAIEKGNKFRTKSWLLFTVALGLIFLSFQGFEWGVLLNQYAFTVETNIYGTMFYMMTGFHGLHVAVGIIFLILAYGRLELGHMNEKRHFSIIAASWYWHFVDVIWVLLFFSLYLI; encoded by the coding sequence ATGAACACCGGCGAGCAAATAGCCGGGAGCCACGGTCACGAGGTCCACCTGCCGCCCAGGAGTATCTGGCCGCTGGTACTGACACTCGGCATCGGACTGCTCACGTTCGCATTCGTGGCCTTCATCTCCGGCAGGCCGATAATCGCCGAACTGCTCGGCCTCTCCGGCGGCGCGGTTGCCGTGGTCAGCCTGATGGCCTGGGCGCACAGCGTGGTCATGGACAAGAAGGAGGACCGTTTCGTCGGCAGGCTCAGCCTGCAGCAGAAAGATCTGATAGCCTTCCTGATATACTTCCTGATTGCCGAAGCGGCAATTTTCGGCGGACTGTTTACCCATTATTTCTACCATCGCCACCTGCTGGAGTACTGGCCGCCGGCCGGCACGCCGGAGATCAGCACCCATTACCCGGCGATCGCCACGCTGATTCTGATGTTCAGCAGCCTGACCTGCGAATTCGGGCTCAAGGCGATCGAGAAGGGGAACAAGTTCCGCACCAAATCGTGGCTGCTGTTCACCGTTGCGCTGGGACTGATCTTCCTGAGCTTCCAGGGTTTCGAGTGGGGCGTGCTGCTGAACCAGTACGCATTCACGGTCGAAACCAATATCTACGGCACGATGTTCTACATGATGACCGGTTTCCACGGCCTTCACGTCGCTGTCGGGATTATCTTCCTGATCCTCGCTTACGGCCGTCTGGAACTGGGCCATATGAACGAGAAGCGGCATTTCAGTATAATCGCGGCGTCGTGGTACTGGCATTTTGTCGATGTAATCTGGGTGCTGCTCTTTTTCAGCCTGTATTTGATCTGA
- a CDS encoding cytochrome c, with protein sequence MSSTRNKTALLVLLAIALGGGCIRSRSEREWQYMPDMYVSPAVKAQEADADGNTMMRVPPEGTVPIGETAYQVAQTDTLSAMALVNPLPVNEQVLAVGKKYFNIYCVVCHGPRGAGDGPIIPKMPPPPPLYSEKVSGWSDGRIYHVISWGQGNMPSYSSSIDPATRWAVIHYLRAVQRAENPPPEDVRLYEQQNPDGGDTKE encoded by the coding sequence ATGAGTTCGACCAGGAATAAAACCGCGCTGCTCGTGTTGCTGGCGATCGCCCTGGGCGGCGGCTGTATCCGCTCCCGCAGCGAGCGCGAGTGGCAGTATATGCCGGACATGTATGTCTCCCCGGCTGTAAAGGCCCAGGAGGCCGATGCGGACGGCAACACCATGATGCGCGTACCGCCGGAGGGGACTGTCCCGATCGGCGAGACAGCCTACCAGGTGGCCCAGACAGATACGCTGTCCGCGATGGCGCTGGTCAATCCTCTGCCGGTCAACGAACAGGTGCTGGCCGTGGGGAAGAAGTACTTCAATATATACTGCGTCGTCTGCCACGGTCCGCGCGGAGCGGGCGACGGGCCGATTATTCCCAAAATGCCCCCGCCGCCGCCGTTGTACTCGGAGAAAGTGAGCGGCTGGAGCGACGGCCGGATTTACCACGTGATCTCCTGGGGGCAGGGCAATATGCCCAGCTATTCCAGTTCGATCGACCCCGCCACCCGCTGGGCGGTGATCCATTACCTGCGCGCGGTCCAGCGGGCCGAAAATCCACCGCCCGAGGACGTCCGTCTTTACGAACAGCAGAATCCGGATGGCGGCGATACTAAGGAATAA
- a CDS encoding cytochrome c encodes MSEWKDRLIYPPLYLIFLLAAVFFVYKAFTTGLEHGEYVGKYEPHEEGGPAPLEEETYDLALLLESTDELTGQGEELYNINCASCHGMDGLGKGPKGPGLNPPPRNFTSEQFKQGAGTLQIYQTLNKGVPGSSMTSFSFLNPGELMALAHYVRTFIPAPPPDPPALVQELAPGAGGAAAQLPAVPGDSSGADSAAGAADTVAAKGPSLPVEFAVEQMLSGRMDPARPLQDSPQVFANRCATCHGPLGEGAVVERTFPQLGVIYAGTKPLSMTGAKVIADYRAFASFISAGIPGQPGHRFPDLSADEIQALYETINRAAGN; translated from the coding sequence ATGTCTGAATGGAAAGACAGGCTGATATATCCGCCGCTGTACCTTATTTTCCTGCTGGCGGCGGTATTTTTCGTTTACAAGGCGTTCACGACCGGGCTGGAGCACGGTGAGTATGTCGGCAAATACGAGCCGCACGAGGAGGGCGGCCCCGCGCCGCTGGAGGAAGAGACCTACGACCTCGCCCTGCTGCTGGAATCCACCGATGAACTGACCGGCCAGGGCGAGGAGCTGTACAATATCAACTGCGCATCCTGCCACGGCATGGACGGGCTGGGCAAAGGCCCCAAGGGCCCCGGACTCAACCCTCCGCCGCGCAATTTCACCAGTGAGCAGTTCAAGCAGGGCGCGGGCACACTGCAGATCTACCAGACCCTGAACAAGGGTGTTCCGGGCAGTTCGATGACCTCTTTTTCATTCCTGAATCCCGGCGAGCTGATGGCGCTTGCGCACTATGTCCGCACCTTTATCCCCGCTCCGCCGCCGGACCCGCCCGCGCTGGTCCAGGAACTGGCTCCCGGAGCAGGGGGAGCCGCGGCCCAGCTCCCGGCCGTACCCGGTGATTCGTCAGGTGCGGACTCTGCCGCCGGCGCCGCCGATACTGTCGCTGCCAAAGGACCGTCACTGCCGGTCGAGTTCGCGGTGGAGCAGATGCTCTCCGGCCGGATGGACCCAGCCAGGCCCCTGCAGGATTCTCCTCAAGTATTCGCCAACCGCTGTGCAACCTGCCATGGACCGCTGGGCGAGGGCGCCGTTGTGGAGCGGACGTTCCCCCAGCTAGGCGTGATCTATGCCGGAACGAAGCCGCTGTCGATGACCGGCGCAAAGGTTATTGCCGACTACCGCGCTTTCGCTTCTTTTATCTCGGCCGGAATTCCCGGCCAGCCCGGACACCGTTTCCCTGATTTGTCAGCCGATGAGATTCAGGCTTTGTACGAGACGATCAACCGGGCAGCGGGCAACTAG
- the coxB gene encoding cytochrome c oxidase subunit II, producing the protein MNVKTKTRLFALTAFPLAALACAGQPGDITNWLYSPASTLAEEVRDNFWFTMMLIMPFLFIAEGLLIYAIFKFRKQPGREAATFHDNPKLEIFWTLTPAVVLVFVALSTYQLIDKINYSPESDVQVELTAQRFFWKYHYPEYGITIVEEPLVVPAEKVITLLGTSVDVIHSWWLPAFGVKKDLIPGRITEVWFKARPGTYKGQCAELCGTLHAEMLIDVEVVSQAEFEEWVRQKKKSPRPEDTPADSSGVDSQQQTRQTGGESK; encoded by the coding sequence ATGAACGTAAAAACGAAAACTAGACTGTTTGCGCTAACTGCCTTTCCCCTGGCCGCATTAGCCTGCGCGGGACAGCCCGGCGATATCACCAACTGGCTGTATTCGCCCGCCTCGACACTCGCCGAGGAAGTGCGCGACAATTTCTGGTTCACCATGATGCTGATCATGCCGTTCCTCTTTATCGCCGAGGGGCTGCTGATCTACGCCATCTTCAAGTTCCGCAAGCAGCCCGGCCGTGAAGCCGCCACGTTCCACGACAATCCGAAGCTCGAGATATTCTGGACACTCACGCCGGCGGTGGTACTGGTGTTCGTTGCGCTTTCCACCTACCAGCTGATCGACAAGATCAACTACTCACCGGAAAGTGACGTCCAGGTGGAACTGACCGCCCAGCGGTTTTTCTGGAAATATCATTATCCCGAGTATGGGATCACGATCGTCGAGGAGCCGTTGGTGGTGCCTGCGGAAAAAGTGATCACCCTGCTCGGCACCAGCGTGGACGTGATCCATTCCTGGTGGCTGCCCGCGTTCGGAGTCAAGAAAGACCTGATCCCCGGCAGGATTACCGAGGTGTGGTTCAAGGCCAGGCCGGGCACCTACAAGGGCCAGTGCGCGGAACTCTGCGGCACGCTGCACGCTGAGATGCTGATCGATGTCGAGGTTGTCAGCCAGGCAGAGTTCGAGGAGTGGGTGCGGCAGAAGAAAAAATCCCCACGGCCCGAGGATACGCCGGCAGACAGTTCCGGGGTTGACAGCCAACAACAAACTCGACAGACCGGTGGTGAGAGTAAATGA